A DNA window from Vigna angularis cultivar LongXiaoDou No.4 chromosome 1, ASM1680809v1, whole genome shotgun sequence contains the following coding sequences:
- the LOC108347892 gene encoding uncharacterized protein LOC108347892 translates to MLGTALQFGGVRGEDRFYIPVKARKNQNQRKQGQRAKNGELENADLTSKSKLDVSENRNSNSNLNQSLNPTLSPSVESVSNIDRFLDSTMPLVPAQYFSKTTMRGWKFCDVEYQSYFSLNDLWESFKEWSAYGAGVPLVLDQSESVVQYYVPYLSAIQLYGQSAEKPSAKPRYTSEDSDGDYYKDSCSDESSDNEYGKRTEFTKQSSQYLTGGVSLQMNRLSINNKRSAVQEGFSSDDSETGNPQDVLFEYLEQHPPYSREPLADKIQDLARYYPALKSLRSCDLLPDSWMSVAWYPIYRIPTGPTLKDLDGCFLTYHKLHTPLTGSDCTHAPTLVYPSETDAAPKISIPTFAMASYKLKGSVWMKKGVGETQQVSSFLQAADKWLRLVQVNHPDFQFFKSHGTYHR, encoded by the exons ATGCTGGGAACTGCACTGCAATTTGGCGGGGTTCGCGGCGAGGATCGCTTTTACATTCCGGTGAAGGCGAGGAAGAACCAGAATCAGCGCAAACAAGGCCAGAGAGCCAAGAATGGCGAACTTGAAAACGCCGATTTAACTTCGAAGAGCAAACTTGATGTGTCTGAGAATCGAAATAGCAATAGCAATCTCAACCAATCATTGAATCCAACTCTTTCTCCGTCTGTAGAGTCTGTTAGTAATATCGATAGGTTCTTGGACTCCACGATGCCGTTAGTTCCGGCTCAGTATTTCTCCAAG ACAACGATGAGAGGTTGGAAATTTTGCGATGTGGAGTATCAGTCTTACTTTTCCCTGAATGATCTCTGGGAATCTTTTAAGGAGTGGAGTGCGTATGGAGCTGGAGTGCCTTTGGTCCTCGATCAAAGTGAATCTGTTGTTCAGTATTATGTTCCGTATTTGTCTGCTATTCAACTCTATGGTCAATCTGCTGAGAAGCCAAGTGCAAAGCCTAG GTACACCAGTGAAGATAGTGATGGTGATTACTACAAAGATTCATGTAGTGATGAAAGTAGTGACAATGAATATGGAAAAAGGACTGAGTTTACAAAACAAAGCAGTCAATATCTAACAGGTGGTGTCTCACTGCAAATGAACAGATTATCTATAAACAACAAACGCAGTGCAGTGCAAGAAGGATTTTCTAGTGATGATAGTGAAACTGGGAATCCTCAAGATGTACTTTTTGAGTATTTGGAACAACATCCTCCGTATAGCCGGGAACCATTGGCTGATAAG ATACAAGATCTTGCACGCTATTATCCTGCTCTCAAGTCATTGAGAAGCTGTGACTTATTACCAGACAGTTGGATGTCTGTGGCATG GTATCCTATATATCGAATACCCACTGGTCCAACTTTAAAAGATTTAGATGGGTGCTTTCTAACATACCATAAACTCCATACACCCTTGACAG GAAGTGATTGTACTCATGCTCCAACACTTGTTTATCCCAGTGAGACAGATGCTGCACCAAAGATTTCTATACCTACTTTTGCAATGGCTTCCTATAAGTTAAAGGGGTCTGTTTGGATGAAAAAAGGAGTTGGTGAGACTCAACAAGTGAGTTCCTTCTTGCAGGCTGCGGATAAATGGTTAAGGCTTGTTCAGGTTAACCACCCGGATTTTCAGTTCTTTAAATCACATGGCACCTATCATAGATGA
- the LOC108347899 gene encoding L-Ala-D/L-amino acid epimerase isoform X1, translated as MLPIVRSNMSQTLSCIIQHPMDSTLMKSLSHNPKNSNSSTLIKCFAKHSGPSAKIMASATPTAAPITFGFRNLLETFTVDVHRAENRQLNVPLIAPFTIATSRLDKVENVAIRVELSNGAVGWGEAPILPFVTAEDQTIAMAKASEACAFLRRCPALTLGSMLGEIAGILPGHQFASVRAGVEMAIIDAAANSIRVPLWRLFGGASNTITTDITIPIVSPAEAAELASKYYKEGFKTLKLKVGKNLNADIEVLQAIRVAHPECQFILDANEGYNSEEAVEVLEKLHDMGLTPILFEQPVHRDDWDGLRYVSSIARERYGVSVAADESCRSIVDIYKIVEGNVLDVINIKLAKVGVMGALEIIEKAKAAGLDLMIGGMVETRLAMGFAGQLAAGLGCFKFIDLDTPLLLSDDPVLEGYEVSGATYKFSNARGHGGFLHWDNIA; from the exons ATGCTGCCAATCGTAAGATCCAACATGTCTCAAACACTAAGTTGCATAATACAACACCCAATGGACTCAACTTTGATGAAGTCACTGTCCCACAACCCAAAGAACTCCAATTCCTCCACACTCATCAAGTGCTTTGCCAAACATTCTGGTCCTTCTGCCAAGATCATGGCTTCTGCTACACCTACAGCAGCCCCCATCACCTTTGGATTCAGAAATTTGTTGGAAACATTCACTGTTGATGTGCATAGAGCAGAGAATAGGCAACTGAATGTGCCCTTAATTGCTCCTTTTACCATTGCTACCTCTAGACTGGACAAGGTGGAGAACGTGGCCATAAGAGTTGAGTTGAGCAATGGTGCTGTGGGGTGGGGCGAGGCACCGATTTTGCCTTTTGTTACTGCAGAGGACCAAACCATCGCCATGGCCAAGGCTTCTGAGGCATGTGCCTTCTTGAGGAGATGCCCTGCACTAACTTTGGGTTCCATGCTGGGAGAGATTGCTGGTATTCTTCCTGGGCATCAATTTGCTTCA GTTAGGGCTGGGGTGGAGATGGCAATAATTGATGCTGCTGCAAATAGTATTCGTGTGCCATTGTGGAGGCTTTTTGGTGGGGCTTCTAATACCATAACCACCGACATAACA ATCCCAATTGTTTCTccagctgaagcagctgaattGGCTTCTAAGTACTATAAAGAAGGGTTTAAGACTTTAAAGCTGAAGGTGGGAAAGAATCTCAATGCAGATATAGAAGTGCTGCAAGCTATACGTGTTGCCCACCCCGAGTGTCAGTTTATTCTTGATGCTAATGAAGGGTATAATTCTGAGGAAGCAGTGGAAGTTCTTGAGAAATTACACG ATATGGGGTTGACTCCTATTCTATTTGAGCAACCAGTTCACAGAGATGATTGGGATGGTCTTCGGTATGTGAGTAGTATAGCAAGAGAGAGATATGGTGTATCTGTTGCAGCTGATGAGAGTTGCAGAAGTATAGTtgatatttacaaaattgtggAAGGGAATGTTTTAGATGTGATTAACATTAAGCTTGCCAAAGTTGGGGTTATGGGTGCccttgaaattattgaaaaggCAAAAGCAGCAGGATTAGATTTGATGATTGGTGGTATGGTTGAGACTAGACTTGCTATGGGTTTTGCTGGCCAACTTGCTGCTGGCCTTGGATGCTTTAA GTTCATTGACTTAGATACACCACTTCTGCTATCAGATGATCCAGTTCTTGAAGGTTATGAAG TTTCAGGTGCCACTTACAAGTTCTCAAACGCTAGGGGACATGGTGGATTCCTTCACTGGGACAACATTGCATA A
- the LOC108347899 gene encoding L-Ala-D/L-amino acid epimerase isoform X2: protein MLPIVRSNMSQTLSCIIQHPMDSTLMKSLSHNPKNSNSSTLIKCFAKHSGPSAKIMASATPTAAPITFGFRNLLETFTVDVHRAENRQLNVPLIAPFTIATSRLDKVENVAIRVELSNGAVGWGEAPILPFVTAEDQTIAMAKASEACAFLRRCPALTLGSMLGEIAGILPGHQFASVRAGVEMAIIDAAANSIRVPLWRLFGGASNTITTDITIPIVSPAEAAELASKYYKEGFKTLKLKVGKNLNADIEVLQAIRVAHPECQFILDANEGYNSEEAVEVLEKLHDMGLTPILFEQPVHRDDWDGLRYVSSIARERYGVSVAADESCRSIVDIYKIVEGNVLDVINIKLAKVGVMGALEIIEKAKAAGLDLMIGGMVETRLAMGFAGQLAAGLGCFKFIDLDTPLLLSDDPVLEGYEVSGATYKFSNARGHGGFLHWDNIA from the exons ATGCTGCCAATCGTAAGATCCAACATGTCTCAAACACTAAGTTGCATAATACAACACCCAATGGACTCAACTTTGATGAAGTCACTGTCCCACAACCCAAAGAACTCCAATTCCTCCACACTCATCAAGTGCTTTGCCAAACATTCTGGTCCTTCTGCCAAGATCATGGCTTCTGCTACACCTACAGCAGCCCCCATCACCTTTGGATTCAGAAATTTGTTGGAAACATTCACTGTTGATGTGCATAGAGCAGAGAATAGGCAACTGAATGTGCCCTTAATTGCTCCTTTTACCATTGCTACCTCTAGACTGGACAAGGTGGAGAACGTGGCCATAAGAGTTGAGTTGAGCAATGGTGCTGTGGGGTGGGGCGAGGCACCGATTTTGCCTTTTGTTACTGCAGAGGACCAAACCATCGCCATGGCCAAGGCTTCTGAGGCATGTGCCTTCTTGAGGAGATGCCCTGCACTAACTTTGGGTTCCATGCTGGGAGAGATTGCTGGTATTCTTCCTGGGCATCAATTTGCTTCA GTTAGGGCTGGGGTGGAGATGGCAATAATTGATGCTGCTGCAAATAGTATTCGTGTGCCATTGTGGAGGCTTTTTGGTGGGGCTTCTAATACCATAACCACCGACATAACA ATCCCAATTGTTTCTccagctgaagcagctgaattGGCTTCTAAGTACTATAAAGAAGGGTTTAAGACTTTAAAGCTGAAGGTGGGAAAGAATCTCAATGCAGATATAGAAGTGCTGCAAGCTATACGTGTTGCCCACCCCGAGTGTCAGTTTATTCTTGATGCTAATGAAGGGTATAATTCTGAGGAAGCAGTGGAAGTTCTTGAGAAATTACACG ATATGGGGTTGACTCCTATTCTATTTGAGCAACCAGTTCACAGAGATGATTGGGATGGTCTTCGGTATGTGAGTAGTATAGCAAGAGAGAGATATGGTGTATCTGTTGCAGCTGATGAGAGTTGCAGAAGTATAGTtgatatttacaaaattgtggAAGGGAATGTTTTAGATGTGATTAACATTAAGCTTGCCAAAGTTGGGGTTATGGGTGCccttgaaattattgaaaaggCAAAAGCAGCAGGATTAGATTTGATGATTGGTGGTATGGTTGAGACTAGACTTGCTATGGGTTTTGCTGGCCAACTTGCTGCTGGCCTTGGATGCTTTAA GTTCATTGACTTAGATACACCACTTCTGCTATCAGATGATCCAGTTCTTGAAGGTTATGAAG TTTCAGGTGCCACTTACAAGTTCTCAAACGCTAGGGGACATGGTGGATTCCTTCACTGGGACAACATTGCATAG